From a region of the Paracoccus sp. TOH genome:
- a CDS encoding penicillin acylase family protein, which produces MNLKRKPLAWLLLSATVGLGSAAANAGSSVEIIRDDWGVPHVYADDVYGLYAGFGYAVAQDRLFQMEMARRSVLGTVSEVLGAERLPFDIATRADFDHADIRAQIEALPAEQRDILRGYAAGYNKRLAEVLADREHLLPRQFTDFGMEPSSWTEFDVAMIYVGTMAGRFSHYSTELDNAKVLARLEQAHGPEKAAELFDQMYWLEDPLAPTTVPEGGQYRIRADAAPPEAGRFRGLLDLAVPGGDNDRPRASNIWLVGPEKTSDGSTILLNGPQFGNFNPSYVYSIGLHGAGFDLTGSTPFAVPNILFGTNGRIAWGATAGPLDVNDYVELELDPEDPTRYRKNGELVEMTARQEVFKVRGQPDVTTTVYSSAYGVVSRFDPANRRAYAFHRSWKGKEIQTLMAWVDSTKAQTYQDWLQQAEKVATTINWYYADRDGNIGYVSPGLLPLRAETQDQRVPARGDGSQDWQGIRPFSEVPKTYNPAQGWIANWNNRSTHGPVGNFEANPWGDADRVDEIMSRLQAKDKLTPEEVWDLNREISFLDINARALLPFLLEAAKGVPAQDPRGAMLAALRDWDGQMLRAEDGRATAPAVQIFRTWVDTMVQDVLMDDAPGIDPTVLYNRVSRPVQVLRNALLGDKAGVPQTHDFFNGADKAEVMLAALSKTGDKLAADYGSDEVADWRMPLPQHDFLTDNYLGIPQADEGEALSIGTAMNRGTQSDLITFRDGKVSVCIVAPPGQSGFISPSGEKSPHYDDQLTLYENFECRPQALLREDVEKVGKDRITLTVE; this is translated from the coding sequence ATGAATCTGAAGCGGAAACCCCTGGCATGGCTGCTGCTTTCGGCAACGGTCGGACTTGGATCGGCGGCGGCAAATGCCGGATCCAGCGTCGAGATCATCCGCGACGACTGGGGCGTGCCGCATGTCTATGCCGATGACGTCTACGGGCTTTATGCGGGCTTCGGCTATGCGGTCGCGCAGGATCGCCTGTTCCAGATGGAGATGGCCAGGCGCTCGGTGCTGGGAACCGTCTCCGAGGTGCTGGGCGCCGAGCGGCTGCCCTTCGACATCGCCACCCGCGCCGATTTCGACCATGCCGACATCCGCGCCCAGATCGAGGCGCTTCCCGCAGAGCAGCGCGACATCCTGCGCGGCTACGCGGCGGGCTACAACAAGCGCCTGGCCGAGGTGCTGGCCGACCGCGAGCATCTGCTGCCCAGGCAGTTCACCGATTTCGGCATGGAGCCGAGCAGCTGGACCGAGTTCGACGTGGCGATGATCTATGTCGGCACCATGGCCGGCCGCTTCTCGCATTACTCGACCGAGCTCGACAATGCCAAGGTGCTGGCCCGGCTGGAACAGGCCCATGGCCCGGAAAAAGCGGCCGAGCTTTTCGACCAGATGTATTGGCTCGAGGATCCGCTGGCCCCGACCACCGTGCCCGAGGGCGGGCAATACCGGATCAGGGCGGATGCGGCCCCGCCCGAGGCGGGGCGTTTCCGCGGCCTGCTCGACCTGGCGGTGCCGGGCGGCGACAACGACCGGCCGCGCGCCTCGAACATCTGGCTGGTCGGACCGGAAAAGACCAGCGATGGCAGCACGATCCTGCTGAACGGGCCGCAATTCGGCAATTTCAACCCGTCCTATGTCTATTCCATCGGGCTGCACGGCGCCGGATTCGACCTGACCGGCAGCACGCCCTTTGCCGTTCCCAACATCCTGTTCGGCACCAACGGCCGGATCGCCTGGGGCGCGACCGCCGGCCCGCTGGACGTCAACGATTACGTCGAGCTTGAACTCGACCCCGAGGATCCGACCCGCTACCGCAAGAACGGCGAGCTGGTCGAGATGACGGCCCGGCAGGAGGTGTTCAAGGTCAGGGGCCAGCCCGACGTGACCACGACGGTCTATAGCAGCGCATACGGCGTGGTCAGCCGCTTCGATCCGGCGAACCGCCGGGCCTATGCCTTTCATCGCAGCTGGAAGGGCAAGGAGATCCAGACCCTGATGGCCTGGGTCGATTCGACCAAGGCGCAGACCTATCAGGACTGGCTGCAGCAGGCCGAGAAGGTCGCCACCACCATCAACTGGTATTACGCCGACCGCGACGGGAACATCGGCTATGTCTCGCCCGGCCTGCTGCCCCTCCGGGCCGAGACGCAGGACCAGCGCGTGCCCGCCAGGGGCGACGGCAGCCAGGACTGGCAGGGCATCCGGCCCTTCTCGGAGGTGCCCAAGACCTACAACCCCGCCCAGGGCTGGATCGCGAACTGGAACAACCGCTCGACGCACGGGCCGGTCGGCAATTTCGAGGCGAACCCCTGGGGCGACGCCGACCGGGTGGACGAGATCATGTCCCGGCTGCAGGCGAAGGACAAGCTGACGCCCGAGGAGGTCTGGGATCTCAACCGCGAGATCAGCTTCCTCGACATCAACGCCCGCGCCCTGCTGCCCTTCCTGCTGGAGGCGGCAAAGGGGGTTCCGGCGCAGGATCCGCGCGGCGCGATGCTGGCGGCGCTGCGGGACTGGGACGGGCAGATGCTGCGGGCCGAGGACGGCCGCGCCACCGCGCCGGCGGTGCAGATCTTCCGCACCTGGGTCGACACGATGGTGCAGGACGTGCTGATGGACGACGCGCCGGGCATCGACCCGACGGTGCTTTACAACCGCGTCTCGCGCCCGGTCCAGGTGCTGCGCAATGCGCTGCTGGGCGACAAGGCGGGCGTGCCGCAGACGCATGATTTCTTCAACGGCGCCGACAAGGCCGAGGTCATGCTGGCCGCGCTGAGCAAGACCGGCGACAAGCTGGCCGCGGATTACGGCAGCGACGAGGTCGCGGACTGGCGGATGCCGCTGCCGCAGCACGATTTCCTGACCGACAACTACCTGGGCATCCCGCAGGCGGACGAGGGAGAGGCGCTGTCCATCGGCACGGCGATGAACCGCGGGACGCAAAGCGACCTGATCACCTTCAGGGACGGCAAGGTCAGCGTCTGCATCGTCGCCCCGCCCGGCCAGAGCGGCTTCATCAGCCCCTCGGGCGAAAAATCCCCGCATTACGACGACCAACTGACGCTCTACGAGAATTTCGAATGCCGTCCGCAGGCCCTGCTGCGCGAGGATGTCGAAAAGGTCGGCAAGGACCGCATCACCCTGACGGTCGAATAA
- a CDS encoding branched-chain amino acid ABC transporter substrate-binding protein, translated as MPIIPTRRAVLAGLVLSTAIFAAPAFAEKAKVKIGFMGPLSGGNAQQGLGAKNGFLLAIEQANADPAGKYQIEPVVLDDASDPQTGVGAAMKLVNDPEVVAATGHWNSPVALATMPVFARFQTPLVIWGAISPAITEQNLPEVTRVTPTLLTENQPLSEWMVKDLGAKRIAVIADTSDYGKSNAEAIAEFVPAAGGEVVSTDLLPVGSTDFRTVLTSLKGKQVDAVYFGGVITEAGILARQMKEIGLDKPMLGISGFYDPEFIAVAGDAAPNTIVSYPVASQTPKLAQMEADYQAKGFAEPMSPYTKYAFDAANIIIQAINEVGAEDKAKLAEAIRAIQHDGATGQITFDANGQTQTPIAIELKTVKDGAWTSYAKS; from the coding sequence ATGCCCATCATTCCCACCCGCCGCGCCGTTCTGGCCGGGCTCGTGCTTTCGACGGCGATCTTCGCCGCCCCCGCCTTCGCCGAGAAGGCGAAGGTCAAGATCGGCTTCATGGGCCCGCTGTCGGGCGGCAACGCGCAGCAGGGTCTGGGGGCGAAGAACGGCTTCCTGCTGGCCATCGAGCAGGCGAATGCCGATCCGGCCGGCAAGTATCAGATCGAGCCGGTGGTGCTGGACGACGCCTCGGACCCGCAGACCGGCGTCGGCGCAGCGATGAAGCTGGTGAACGACCCCGAGGTGGTGGCCGCGACCGGGCACTGGAATTCGCCCGTGGCGCTGGCGACCATGCCGGTCTTTGCCCGTTTCCAGACGCCGCTGGTGATCTGGGGCGCGATCTCGCCGGCCATCACCGAACAGAACCTGCCCGAGGTGACGCGCGTCACCCCGACGCTTCTGACCGAGAACCAGCCGCTGTCGGAATGGATGGTCAAGGATCTGGGCGCCAAGCGCATCGCCGTCATCGCCGACACCTCGGATTACGGCAAGTCGAATGCCGAGGCGATCGCCGAATTCGTCCCGGCGGCGGGCGGCGAGGTGGTCTCGACCGACCTGTTGCCGGTGGGCTCGACCGATTTCCGCACCGTCCTGACCTCGCTGAAGGGCAAGCAGGTCGATGCGGTCTATTTCGGCGGCGTCATCACCGAGGCCGGCATCCTGGCCCGGCAGATGAAGGAAATCGGGCTCGACAAGCCGATGCTGGGCATCTCGGGCTTCTACGACCCGGAATTCATCGCGGTGGCGGGCGACGCGGCACCGAATACCATCGTTTCCTATCCGGTGGCCTCGCAGACGCCGAAGCTGGCGCAGATGGAGGCCGACTACCAGGCCAAGGGCTTCGCCGAGCCGATGAGCCCCTATACGAAATACGCCTTCGACGCGGCGAACATCATCATTCAGGCGATCAACGAGGTCGGGGCCGAGGACAAGGCCAAGCTGGCCGAGGCGATCCGCGCCATCCAGCATGACGGCGCCACCGGCCAGATCACCTTCGATGCCAACGGCCAGACCCAGACCCCGATCGCCATCGAGCTGAAGACCGTCAAGGACGGCGCCTGGACGAGCTATGCCAAGTCCTGA
- a CDS encoding ABC transporter ATP-binding protein has protein sequence MMTAPLLQLSGLGIRFGGLVAVDGVDLTVAPSTITCIIGPNGAGKSTLFNLVTGIYRPTAGSVALAGEDITGLPAHRIATRGIARTFQSSRLFEDLSILDNVIIGMHGRSRTGVLTALLRPKRSRRELGACADQAETILRGISEELHARRYEPAGILPQADRRRLEIARALASRPRLILLDEPSSGMDDRDTAALMADIRRVMADNPGLSFLIIEHDMRLVAELPDSVVVIDYGKKIAEGAFAEVRQLPRVQQAYLGQKAVEHA, from the coding sequence ATGATGACCGCACCGCTGCTGCAACTGAGCGGGCTCGGCATCCGCTTCGGCGGCCTCGTCGCCGTGGACGGAGTCGACCTGACCGTCGCCCCCTCGACCATCACCTGCATCATCGGCCCGAACGGCGCCGGCAAGTCCACGCTGTTCAACCTGGTCACCGGCATCTACCGGCCGACCGCGGGCAGCGTCGCGCTGGCGGGCGAGGACATCACCGGCCTGCCCGCGCACCGGATCGCGACGCGCGGCATCGCCCGGACCTTCCAGTCCTCGCGGCTGTTCGAGGACCTGTCGATCCTCGACAACGTCATCATCGGCATGCACGGGCGCAGCCGAACCGGCGTGCTGACCGCGCTGCTGCGTCCCAAGAGATCCCGGCGCGAACTCGGCGCCTGCGCGGATCAGGCCGAGACCATCCTGCGCGGCATCTCGGAGGAGCTTCACGCCCGGCGCTACGAGCCGGCGGGCATCCTGCCGCAGGCCGACCGGCGCCGGCTGGAGATCGCCCGCGCGCTGGCCTCGCGCCCGCGGCTGATCCTGCTCGACGAACCGTCCTCGGGCATGGACGACCGCGACACCGCCGCGCTGATGGCCGATATCCGCCGCGTCATGGCGGACAATCCCGGCCTGTCCTTCCTGATCATCGAACATGACATGCGCCTGGTCGCGGAACTGCCCGACAGCGTGGTGGTCATCGACTACGGCAAGAAGATCGCCGAAGGCGCCTTTGCCGAGGTGCGGCAATTGCCGCGCGTGCAGCAGGCCTATCTGGGACAAAAGGCAGTCGAACATGCTTGA
- a CDS encoding branched-chain amino acid ABC transporter permease: protein MSTTTLTHVQSRAALPAGLTVVATEIGGAALLGAFLLAEATPMVLALLALMGGLFAALQLRPRIEEEIVRAFHEARGLATVLAVAIVLVYPFFLGGNTYALHLLIVSLLYSVLALALNFQLGSANIPNFATGATYGIGAYTSALLAIHLGWSFWATLPAAAIVATLFGFLLGIPSMRTRDSYLALVTIAFGIVIHQMLNNLSWTGGPNGLVGIPAPSLLGHSFMQPIELFGFRLPSQANFYYLSAALLGLAILSAKRLHESRVGLAWNAIRADELAAKCQGINVVWYKILAFGVDAFLAAFAGTIYAFYISYISPDNFTFLVSVTIMTMVIVGGMDNTLGVILGAFLLTMLPEKLRIFSDYRLLFVSVVVILFLILRPKGLFPQRQRHYGGQ from the coding sequence ATGTCCACCACGACCCTGACCCATGTCCAGAGCCGCGCCGCACTGCCCGCCGGCCTGACCGTCGTCGCGACCGAGATCGGCGGCGCCGCCCTGCTGGGCGCCTTCCTGCTGGCCGAGGCGACGCCCATGGTGCTGGCGCTGCTCGCCCTGATGGGCGGGCTGTTCGCGGCGCTGCAACTGCGGCCCCGGATCGAGGAGGAGATCGTGCGCGCCTTCCACGAGGCGCGCGGGCTGGCGACCGTGCTCGCCGTCGCGATCGTGCTGGTCTATCCGTTCTTCCTGGGGGGCAACACCTATGCGCTGCACCTGCTGATCGTCTCGCTGCTTTATTCGGTGCTGGCGCTGGCGCTGAACTTCCAGCTCGGCTCGGCCAACATCCCGAACTTCGCCACCGGCGCGACCTATGGCATCGGCGCCTATACCTCGGCGCTGCTGGCGATCCATCTCGGCTGGAGCTTCTGGGCGACGCTGCCGGCCGCCGCCATCGTCGCCACGCTCTTCGGCTTCCTGCTGGGCATTCCCTCGATGCGCACCCGCGACAGCTATCTGGCGCTGGTCACCATCGCCTTCGGCATCGTCATCCACCAGATGCTGAACAATCTCAGCTGGACCGGCGGCCCGAACGGCCTGGTCGGCATCCCGGCCCCCAGCCTGCTGGGCCATTCCTTCATGCAGCCGATCGAGCTGTTCGGCTTCCGGCTGCCCTCGCAGGCGAATTTCTACTATCTTTCGGCGGCGCTGCTGGGGCTGGCGATCCTGTCGGCCAAGCGGCTGCACGAAAGCCGCGTCGGCCTGGCCTGGAACGCGATCCGCGCCGACGAGCTGGCGGCGAAATGCCAGGGCATCAACGTGGTCTGGTACAAGATCCTGGCCTTTGGCGTGGACGCCTTCCTGGCCGCCTTCGCCGGCACGATCTATGCCTTCTACATCTCGTATATCTCGCCCGACAACTTCACCTTCCTGGTCTCGGTCACGATCATGACCATGGTGATCGTCGGCGGCATGGACAACACGCTGGGGGTGATCCTGGGCGCCTTCCTGCTGACCATGCTGCCGGAAAAGCTGCGGATCTTCTCGGACTACCGGCTGCTTTTCGTCTCGGTCGTGGTGATCCTGTTCCTGATCCTGCGGCCCAAGGGCCTGTTCCCGCAACGCCAGCGCCATTACGGAGGCCAATGA
- a CDS encoding ABC transporter ATP-binding protein: MLELKNVSTSYGPVAMLREVSMSIGQGELVCLLGPNGAGKSTTFKALSGLLPLDGGEIRLMGEDVSRLGTERLAALGVGFVPEGRRLFPSLSVRQNLRLGYDASGCREPFEARLEVICALFPRVRERLNQQANTMSGGEQAMVALARALIGDPQMLIMDEPSLGLSPKLIDEYFDTVSRIHAEGKTVLLIEQNAETALSISDRGYLIVRGRIAVTGTRAAMLQDDTIRHMYL; this comes from the coding sequence ATGCTTGAACTGAAGAATGTCAGCACCTCCTACGGCCCGGTCGCCATGCTGCGCGAGGTCTCGATGAGCATCGGCCAGGGCGAGCTGGTCTGCCTGCTCGGCCCGAACGGCGCGGGGAAATCCACCACCTTCAAGGCGCTGTCCGGCCTGTTGCCGCTGGACGGCGGCGAGATCCGGCTGATGGGCGAGGATGTCTCGCGCCTCGGCACCGAGCGGCTTGCCGCGCTCGGCGTCGGCTTCGTCCCCGAGGGCCGGCGGCTGTTCCCCTCGCTCAGCGTGCGCCAGAACCTGCGGCTCGGCTATGACGCCTCGGGCTGCCGCGAGCCCTTCGAGGCGCGGCTCGAAGTGATCTGCGCCCTGTTTCCCCGCGTCAGGGAGCGGCTGAACCAGCAGGCCAACACCATGTCGGGGGGCGAACAGGCGATGGTCGCCCTGGCGCGGGCGCTGATCGGCGACCCGCAGATGCTGATCATGGACGAGCCGTCGCTGGGCCTTTCGCCCAAGCTGATCGACGAATATTTCGACACCGTCTCGCGCATCCATGCCGAGGGCAAGACCGTCCTGCTGATCGAGCAGAACGCCGAAACCGCCCTGTCGATCTCGGACCGCGGCTATCTGATCGTGCGCGGCCGGATCGCCGTCACCGGCACGCGCGCGGCGATGCTGCAGGACGACACCATCCGGCACATGTATCTGTAG
- a CDS encoding iron ABC transporter permease translates to MNPELTQASRDRAGTGWQAAALVIAALVLLPVLALGLFALQGSPGLWAHLIGNVLPVAARQTVILLVGVGIIVATLGTVTAWLVAACDFPGRRIFGWALLLPLAVPTYIVAYAYLDILHPVGPVQGAIRGWLGYASPHEFRLPDIRSMPGCILLLGLVLYPYVYLPVRALFAMQAVNLLDAGRTLGAGPVATFLRVAIPLARPAVAIGTALALMEAMNDIGAAEFLGVRTLTVSVYSTWINRSDLPGAAQIALAMLAITMALVMLERRGRKRQRYAAGAQRSQPLRRTRLRGWRAGAAVLVCALPVAFGFAAPAWYLVGAAWARYRFAGLSPRILEEAGNTAFFAALATLVALLLGLVVTGAARMRPGRLTQTMVRLSTLGYRVPGTILAIGLLPVIALADRQIAAASQALLGAGPGLLLLGSGAALVYAYVARFLAIATGGIEAGLSRVPRSLDHVARTLGRSPGQVFRQVHVPISRPALAASGLLIFVDCVKELPATLLLRPLNFETLSTHLYGEAARGTYEDAAIAALIIVVIGILPVMVLARTIRR, encoded by the coding sequence ATGAACCCGGAATTGACACAGGCTTCCCGCGACCGCGCGGGGACGGGCTGGCAGGCGGCAGCTTTGGTGATCGCCGCGCTGGTTCTGTTGCCGGTGCTGGCGCTGGGACTGTTCGCGCTGCAGGGCAGCCCAGGGCTTTGGGCGCATCTGATCGGCAACGTGCTGCCGGTGGCGGCGCGGCAGACGGTGATCCTGTTGGTGGGTGTCGGCATCATCGTCGCGACGCTGGGCACGGTGACGGCCTGGCTGGTCGCGGCCTGCGATTTTCCGGGGCGGCGCATCTTCGGCTGGGCGCTGCTGCTGCCGTTGGCGGTGCCGACCTATATCGTCGCCTATGCCTATCTGGACATCCTGCATCCGGTCGGGCCGGTGCAGGGCGCGATCCGCGGCTGGCTGGGCTATGCCAGCCCGCACGAGTTCCGCCTGCCCGACATCCGCTCGATGCCCGGCTGCATCCTTCTGCTGGGGCTGGTGCTTTATCCCTATGTCTACCTGCCGGTGCGGGCGCTGTTCGCCATGCAGGCCGTCAACCTGCTGGATGCCGGCCGAACCTTGGGGGCCGGGCCGGTCGCCACCTTCCTGCGCGTGGCGATTCCCCTGGCCCGGCCGGCCGTCGCCATCGGTACGGCGCTTGCGCTGATGGAGGCGATGAACGACATCGGCGCGGCCGAGTTCCTGGGCGTGCGCACGCTGACCGTCTCGGTCTATTCGACCTGGATCAACCGTTCGGACCTGCCGGGGGCGGCGCAGATCGCGCTGGCGATGCTGGCCATCACCATGGCGCTGGTCATGCTGGAGCGCCGCGGTCGCAAACGCCAGCGTTACGCGGCGGGGGCGCAGCGCAGCCAACCCTTGCGGCGCACGCGGCTGCGCGGCTGGCGGGCCGGTGCGGCGGTGCTGGTCTGCGCGCTGCCGGTCGCCTTCGGCTTCGCGGCGCCGGCCTGGTATCTGGTCGGCGCGGCCTGGGCGCGCTACCGTTTCGCCGGCCTGTCGCCGCGCATTCTCGAAGAGGCCGGCAACACCGCCTTCTTCGCCGCGCTGGCGACGCTGGTGGCGCTGCTGTTGGGGCTGGTGGTGACCGGCGCCGCGCGGATGCGGCCGGGGCGGTTGACCCAGACCATGGTGCGGCTTTCGACCTTGGGCTATAGGGTGCCGGGCACCATCCTGGCCATCGGGCTTCTGCCGGTGATCGCGCTGGCCGACCGCCAGATCGCCGCCGCCTCGCAGGCGCTGCTGGGCGCCGGGCCGGGGCTGTTGCTGCTGGGGTCCGGCGCGGCGCTGGTCTATGCCTATGTGGCGCGTTTCCTGGCCATCGCCACCGGCGGCATCGAGGCCGGGCTGAGCCGGGTGCCGCGCTCGCTCGACCATGTGGCGCGGACGCTGGGCCGCAGCCCCGGCCAGGTGTTCCGGCAGGTGCATGTGCCTATCTCGCGTCCGGCGCTGGCCGCCTCGGGGCTGCTGATCTTCGTCGATTGCGTCAAGGAACTGCCGGCCACGCTGCTGCTGCGGCCGCTGAATTTCGAAACCCTCTCGACGCATCTTTACGGCGAGGCGGCGCGCGGCACCTATGAGGATGCGGCCATCGCGGCGCTGATCATCGTGGTCATCGGCATCCTGCCGGTCATGGTGCTGGCGCGGACGATCCGGCGCTGA
- a CDS encoding branched-chain amino acid ABC transporter permease, translating to MESLILQHLLNWLVLGSIYTLVAIGFSLLFGLLNVIHFSHGDVSMIAPFVALGSLQVLFGLAGSSAGILPILAALVIAVLVTGLVGIGADRLVISRFRHSPAMMALVATVALGTVVRELIRGFYPQGSNPKSFPAIVQGFVEFGGLRLPALPVLIVVSTVAIVVLMYLLMQNSPIGMRIRAVAEDGATARLMGITPARIFAFTFFLASAVGALGALFFASYAGVVRFDFGVQLGLIGFSAAVIGGLGSMGGAILGALAIAGIETIVQANMADGASYRLVFAFALVILMLCIRPSGLLGKPVFEKV from the coding sequence GTGGAAAGTCTGATCCTCCAGCACCTGCTGAACTGGCTGGTGCTGGGAAGTATCTACACGCTTGTCGCCATAGGTTTCAGCCTGCTGTTCGGGCTGCTGAACGTCATCCATTTCTCGCATGGCGACGTCTCGATGATCGCGCCCTTCGTGGCGCTGGGAAGCCTGCAGGTGCTGTTCGGCCTGGCCGGAAGCAGCGCGGGCATCCTGCCGATCCTGGCGGCGCTGGTGATCGCCGTGCTGGTCACCGGGCTGGTCGGGATCGGCGCCGACCGGCTGGTCATCTCGCGCTTTCGCCACTCGCCGGCCATGATGGCGCTGGTGGCCACGGTGGCGCTTGGCACCGTGGTGCGCGAGCTGATCCGCGGCTTCTATCCCCAGGGCTCGAATCCCAAGTCCTTTCCGGCCATCGTGCAGGGCTTCGTGGAATTCGGCGGGCTGCGCCTGCCGGCCCTGCCGGTGCTGATCGTCGTCTCGACCGTCGCCATCGTGGTGCTGATGTATCTGCTGATGCAGAACAGCCCGATCGGCATGCGCATCCGCGCCGTGGCCGAGGATGGCGCAACCGCCCGGCTGATGGGCATCACGCCGGCGCGCATCTTCGCCTTCACCTTCTTCCTGGCCTCGGCCGTGGGGGCGCTGGGGGCGCTGTTCTTCGCCAGCTATGCCGGGGTGGTGCGCTTCGACTTCGGCGTGCAGCTGGGCCTGATCGGCTTTTCCGCCGCGGTGATCGGCGGGCTGGGCTCGATGGGCGGCGCGATCCTGGGGGCGCTGGCCATCGCCGGGATCGAGACCATCGTGCAGGCGAACATGGCCGACGGCGCCTCCTACCGGCTGGTCTTCGCCTTTGCCCTCGTCATCCTGATGCTCTGCATCCGGCCCTCGGGCCTGCTGGGCAAACCCGTCTTCGAAAAGGTCTGA
- a CDS encoding extracellular solute-binding protein, which translates to MRVGLSGLIGAVLAAQAVAANAQELNLYTTREPNLIEPLLASFTESTGVKVNTIFLKDGLPERVEQEGEASPADVLMTVDIGNLVDLVDRGLTQPVDSEVLAAAIPENLRDKDGNWFALSQRARVLYADKNLDLSSFTYEDLAKPEWKGKVCIRSGQHPYNVALTASYIVHHGEEAAKTWLEGVKANLARTAGGGDRDVARDIMGGICQIGIANSYYVGLMRSGAGGPEQQEWVKAIKVVLPTFESGGTQVNVSGAAVAKHAPNKDEAVQLLEYLVSDEAQKLYAEANFEYPVKAGVAVSPVIEDMAGLKADAADLTEIARQRKTASELAETVGFDN; encoded by the coding sequence ATGCGTGTCGGACTCTCTGGACTGATCGGTGCCGTATTGGCTGCGCAGGCGGTTGCCGCAAACGCCCAGGAACTGAACCTCTACACCACGCGCGAGCCGAATCTGATCGAGCCGCTGCTGGCCTCGTTCACCGAATCGACCGGGGTGAAGGTGAACACCATCTTCCTCAAGGACGGCCTGCCCGAGCGGGTCGAGCAGGAGGGCGAAGCCTCGCCCGCCGATGTGCTGATGACCGTGGACATCGGCAACCTGGTCGACCTGGTCGATCGCGGCCTGACCCAGCCGGTCGATTCCGAGGTGCTGGCGGCCGCCATCCCCGAGAATCTGCGGGACAAGGACGGCAACTGGTTCGCGCTGTCGCAGCGGGCGCGGGTGCTTTACGCCGACAAGAATCTGGATCTGTCGAGCTTCACCTATGAGGATCTCGCCAAGCCGGAATGGAAGGGCAAGGTCTGCATCCGCTCGGGTCAGCATCCCTACAACGTGGCGCTGACCGCCTCCTACATCGTGCATCACGGCGAGGAAGCCGCGAAGACCTGGCTGGAGGGCGTCAAGGCGAACCTGGCCCGCACTGCCGGCGGCGGCGACCGCGACGTGGCGCGCGACATCATGGGCGGCATCTGCCAGATCGGCATCGCCAATTCCTATTACGTCGGCCTGATGCGCAGCGGCGCCGGCGGCCCCGAGCAGCAGGAATGGGTCAAGGCGATCAAGGTCGTCCTGCCGACCTTCGAGAGCGGCGGCACGCAGGTGAACGTCTCGGGCGCGGCGGTGGCCAAGCACGCGCCGAACAAGGACGAGGCGGTGCAGCTGCTGGAATACCTGGTCTCGGACGAGGCGCAGAAGCTCTATGCCGAGGCGAATTTCGAATATCCGGTCAAGGCCGGCGTCGCGGTCAGCCCGGTGATCGAGGACATGGCGGGCCTCAAGGCCGATGCCGCCGACCTGACCGAGATCGCCCGCCAGCGCAAGACGGCGAGCGAGCTGGCCGAGACGGTCGGCTTCGATAACTGA